GTCATCCGCCGGCCGGCCGCCGCCCGGGGCGTAGGTGGGATAGTACGGGGGCGAAGCCGCCTGCCCGTCGGTGCCGCCACCGTTGCCGCTCCGTCCGCCGGGCCGCCCGCTGCCGCCACGGCCCCTGCGAGCCCGCACGATGAGCCAGATCAGGCCGCCCACGAGCCCGCCCACCACCGCCAGGAAGAGCAGGACCGGGATCAGCGCCACGAGCCCGATCAGCAGCGACTCGGCCAGCGCGACGGTGTTGTGCCACGACTGCAGGAAGCCGTCACGAATGCGCTCGCCCAGCGTCTGCGGGTCGCGCACCGGCGTGGGTACGCCGGGCTCGTAGAGGTTCACCCGGATGGTGCTGAAGGCCACCTGATTGGCGAGGTAGTTGTACCGCCCCTTCAGCGACTCGAGGTCCGCGGTCACCCGGGCGATCTCGCGTTCGAGCTCGATCATCTCGGTGACCGAGCCGCTCTTCTCGTACAGCTTCCTGAGCTGAGCCAGGTGGGCCTCGCCGGTCTGAATGCGGGCCTCCAGGTCGAGGTACTCCTCGGTGACATCGTTGGTCCACTGCCGCAGGTCGATCTGCTCGCCCAGGGTGTTCATCAGGTCCAGGACCGACCCGTAGCTGCCGGCCGGCACCCGCACGGTCATGTTGACCCGACGCCCGCTCTCGCGGGTGCCCGTCACCCGGTTCTCCTGCACGTAGCCGCCGGCGGCGCGCACCGCCTCGTTGATGGCGTCCAGCGCATCGTCGACGTTGCGCACGCTCAGCTCGACCTCGGCGTTCTGGATGATCTTCCGGTCGGCGACCGATGCCGTCACGCTCGCCACGGGTGCGCCCGCCGTGTCGCGGATGGAGAGGGAAAGGGACTTCACCGCCCCGTCCGCAGGAGCCTGCGCCGCCGGTGCAGCCCCGGGCGCGGAGGCGTTGGAGCTGCCGCGGTACCCGCCCGTGGCCATCTCGCTGGAGCCGGACCCGCCCGCGC
Above is a genomic segment from Symbiobacterium terraclitae containing:
- a CDS encoding DUF4349 domain-containing protein, which gives rise to MRKRTIWLMLGLILSVVLTGCGAGGSGSSEMATGGYRGSSNASAPGAAPAAQAPADGAVKSLSLSIRDTAGAPVASVTASVADRKIIQNAEVELSVRNVDDALDAINEAVRAAGGYVQENRVTGTRESGRRVNMTVRVPAGSYGSVLDLMNTLGEQIDLRQWTNDVTEEYLDLEARIQTGEAHLAQLRKLYEKSGSVTEMIELEREIARVTADLESLKGRYNYLANQVAFSTIRVNLYEPGVPTPVRDPQTLGERIRDGFLQSWHNTVALAESLLIGLVALIPVLLFLAVVGGLVGGLIWLIVRARRGRGGSGRPGGRSGNGGGTDGQAASPPYYPTYAPGGGRPADDTGSDPGK